The Corynebacterium halotolerans YIM 70093 = DSM 44683 region AGCTGCCAGCGCGGCAGGTCGTCGAGCCCCTCGATGACCTCGCTCGGGCTGGCGGTGCCCGAGTAGGCGGCGACGATCGCCTGCCCCAGGCGGGGGTGGGGGACCCCGACCACACAGGCGCCGGTGACCCCCTCGACGCCGAGCATCGCCTGCTCGAGGACCTCCGGGTGGAGCTTGAGCCCGCCGGAGTCGATCACCGCGTCGAGCCGGCCGGTGACGGTCAGACGGCCGTCGACCAGCTCACCGACGTCCGAGGTGGCGAACCAGCCGGGCTCGGCGAAGGCCTCGTGGTCGGGGTGGTTGCGGTAGCCGGCCGCGATCATCGGCCCGCCGAGGTGGATGCGGCCGTCGCGGACCTCGACCTGCGCGCCGGGGATGGGGCGGGCGTCGTAGACGCAGCCGCCGGCGGTCTCCGAGGAGCCGTAGGTGGTCACGACGTGGATGCCGAGTTCGTCGGCGGCGCGGCGCACCTGCGGGTTGAGCGCGGCGCCGCCGACCAGCACGGCGTCGAAAAGTCGCAGGCCCTCGATGCCCTCGAGGGTGTCCATGGCCTTGGCCAGCTGCAGGGGGGCCAGGGAGGTGTAGAGGCGGTCGCCGGTGCCGGCGAGCTCTCCGGCGGCGCGGGCGAAGTCCGGGACACCGAAGCCGTCGGAGAGATCCAGGCACAGCGGCTCGATGCCCGCGATCAGTGAGCGGACGAGCACCTGGAGGCCGGCGATGTGGTGGGCGGGCATGGCCAGCAGCCACTGTCCCTCGCCGCCGAGGAACTGGTGGGTGGCGTCGGCGCTCGAGACGAGGTTGGCAGCGGTCAGCTGCGCGCCCTTCGGGGTGCCGGTCGAGCCGGAGGTGGCCACCACCAGGGCGACGTCCCCGGCGATGGGCCCGCCCGCGCGCTGCGAGTTGACGAGCAGTGTGGTGCGGGTCCGATCCTGCGCAGGGACGGGCAGCAGCGTGCGCTGGCCGGCGATGGCGGCCTCGAGGTCGGGGAGGATGGCGGCGGGGTTGTGGGGGTCGACGACGAGGGGATCGAGGGTGCGGCTCATGGCTGTGATCGTAGTGCGGCCGCGGACACGACGAAGGGCGCCACCTCAACGGGGAGGTGGCGCCCCGGGGTGGGGTTAAACGGTCTGCGGCTCGCGCGCGGTCTGCGGCTGCTCGCGACGACGGGCGATGAGGGCGTCGACGCTGTAGCGGCCGGCCCCGGCGGCGGCCAGCGCCAGGAAACCGGCGCCGATCGCACCGACGAGCTCCCAGCCACCGTTGGCGACGAAGATGCCGGCGCCCATGTGGGCGAAGAGGGCGGCGCCGAGCATCAGCAGGGCGACGACGACACCGGTGATCCGGGTGGCGGCGCCCAGGATGAGCAGGACGCCGCCGAGGATCTCGACGACGGCGACGACCGGTGCGGCGAGGCCGGCGGCCGGGACACCGATGCTGTCGAAGAATCCGGTGATGCCCTCGAGGCCGGTGATGCCGAACTTGTCCCAGCCGTGGGCGATGAGGATGACGCCCAGGATGATGCGGACAATGAGCTTCGCGATGTCGTTGAATACGGTCATAGCGAGCAACACTAACTTATGGTTGGTGACGCGTCAAAATTTAAAGATTAAAGTAATTGGTCGGGGGTGAACGCGGGGCCCGCGACGGGGGCGTCGATGAGCGCGCCCGGATAGTCTCGGACCATGACGACCTGGTGGGCAGAGCACAACGCCTCGGTGCGGGAGCGCGGGGCGGGCACACCGCTTCTCGACGCCGCCGTGGCCCTGCTCGACGACGTCGAGACGGCATTCGCCGTCACTGGCGCGCACACCCCCGGGTGGCCGGATCCGCACGACGGCGGGCCCCTGCCCGAGGAGGCCTACGGCCGGTTGACGGATACCCGGCGCTATGCGATCGTCGCCGTCCGGGAGGCGGCCTGGGAGAAGGTGCTCCTGGACCGCGGGTGGGCGCGACTCGAGGCGGCGGGTGAGCGGCGCACACTCACCCCGCACCGGCCTGGCGCGGTGCCGTTGGTCTTCGACGTCCTCGACAACGAGGGGACGACGTTCCTGCGGATCTCCGCGGGGCGGCCACCGGTGGAACTCACGGGACATCCCGACTGCGCCTGCGACGGCTGCGACTTCGGTTCCGAGGACCTGCTGGAGGCGATCGACCAGGACATCTTCTCCGCGGTCGACGGCTCCCTCGAGATCCGCGTGGGGGCGGGGAAGATGGGGGTGCGGACCTCGTTCCGGGGCTCCGGCCCAGCTCCCGATCACGCGATCCGGCGGATCGCCGCCGCACCCTGGGCGGGGGAGTGGTCGCCCCGCGAGCTCATCAGGCAGCTCTAGTAGTAGAAGGGGAACTGCGACCAGTCCGGGTCGCGCTTCTCCAGGAAGGCGTCCTTGCCCTCCACGGCCTCGTCGGTCATGTAGGCCAGGCGGGTGGCCTCGCCGGCGAAGACCTGCTGGCCCATCAGCCCGTCGTCAGTCAGGTTGAACGCGAATTTCAGCATGCGCTGGGCGGTCGGGGACTTGCCGTTGATCTCGCGGGCGACCTGGATGGCCTCGGCTTCGAGTTCCCCGTGGTCGGCGACGATGTTGACCGCGCCCATGCGGTGCATGTCCTCGGCGGAGTAGGTCCGGCCCAGGAAGAAGATCTCGCGGGCGAACTTCTGGCCGACCATCTTCGCCAGGTACGCGGAGCCGTAGCCGGCGTCGAAGGATCCGACGTCGGCGTCGGTCTGCTTGAAGCGGGCCTCCTGGCGCGAGGCGATCGTCAGGTCGCAGACCACGTGCAGTGAGTGCCCGCCGCCGGCGGCCCAGCCGTTGACCACCGCGACGACTACTTTCGGCATGGTGCGGATCAGGCGCTGGACCTCGAGGATGTGCAGGCGCCCGCCCTCGGCCTTCTCCCGCGCGGCGTCGACGGTCTCGGCGGTCTCACCCTCGGCGTAGCGGTAGCCGGAGCGGCCGCGGATGCGCTGGTCGCCACCGGAGCAGAACGCCCAGCCGCCGTCCTTCCCGCTCGGCCCGTTGCCGGTCAGCAACACCACGCCGACGTCCGGGGTGCGGCGCGCGTGGTCGAGCGTGCGGTAGAGCTCGTCCACGGTGTGCGGGCGGAACGCGTTGCGCACCTCGGGGCGGTCGAAGGCGATGCGCACCATGCCGTCGGCGCGCTCGTCGCCCACGTGCCGGTGGTAGGTGATGTCGGTGAGGTCCTCGAAACCCTCGACCGTCCTCCACTGAGAGGCGTCGAAGGGGTTGTCTGTGCTGTATGCCATGGCCACCAGCTTAGGGCGGCGGGTCTCAGCCCTCCTTCGCCTCCACGCCCAGTTCCGCGGCATGCCGGTTGATCGTGCGCGCCAGGTCGACGTCCCGGCTGGTCAGGCCGTTCACGTCGTGGCTCGACAGGGTGACGGCGACGGACGGGTAGGTCAGGGTGAGGTCGGGGTGGTGGTTGGCGGTCTCCGCGGATTCACCGATGAGGTTGACCAGCCGCAGGCCGGTGGCGAAGTCACCGGTGTCGAATTCGGCGCGGATGGTCTGGTCGGCCTGGCGCCAGCCGGTCAGCGCGGCGTCCTCGATCTGCTGGGGCGTCAGTTTCTGCTTCGGATCACTCATGGCCCCATCCTCCGCCACAATGGCCGTGAATAACACCCCCGCCGGAGGAATTCTCCCCTTACGCTGGGGGGCATGAGGCTTCTGCTGACCTCCTTCGGTCATGACCGCGTCCCCGAGTTCGTCTCCGGCACGCTCGCCTACGTCCCTGACGCCGCCCGCTCCTTCGCCGACCGGCCCTGGGCCGACACGGAACGTGTCATGCTCCGCGACCAGGGCCTGAACCTGGTCGAACTGCCAGTGAATTCCACCCCACCCGAGGAGATCGACCGGATCCTCGGTGAGGTCGACGGGGTCTACGTCGCCGGCGGGGAGACCTTCGATCTGCTGCATGTTCTCCGTTCCACCGGCGCCGACGAGATCCTCACCCGGCACGTGCGCGCCGGGCTGCCCTATATCGGCACCAGCGCCGGATCCGTGATCGCCGGCCCCAGCATCGAACCGGTCTCCCTGCTGGATTCGCCCACCGTCGCCCCGGGGCTGACCGACTACACCGGCCTGCGCCTCACGGAACATGTGATTCTCCCGCACGCCTCCGGCACCGCCCCGGAATTCCCCATCGACGTCTACGCCGAGACCGTGAAACGCTACGGGGAGAACTTCCCGCTGCTCCTCCTGCGTGACGGCCAGGCCCTGCTCGTCGACGGGTCCGGGACCCGCCTTATCTAGGGTTGGGGCATGATCCCTTCCCTGGACGACATCCTCGACCGCGCCCACGTGGTCTCCCTGCCGATGGCGGTGCGCTTCCGCGGCGTCGACACGCGTGAGGCCCTGCTCATCGACGGCCCCGCCGGCTGGGGCGAGTTCGCCCCCTTCCTCGAGTACGACGCGCAGGAATCCGCCGCCTGGCTCGCCGCCGGCGTCGAGGCCGCGTGGACCGGTTTCCCGGAGCCGCTGCGCGAGACCGTGGAGGTCAACGCCACCATCCCGGCCGTCGACGCCGCGCAGGTGCCCGAGGTGCTCGCCCGCTACCCCGGCTGCCGCACCGTCAAGGTCAAGGTCGCCGAGGCCGGCCAGACGCTTTCCGACGACATCGCGCGGGTGCAGGCCGTGCGCGAGGCCCGGCCCGGCGCGGTGATCCGCGTCGACGCCAACCGCGGCTGGACGGTCGACCAGGCGCTGGAGGCCG contains the following coding sequences:
- the menE gene encoding o-succinylbenzoate--CoA ligase; translated protein: MSRTLDPLVVDPHNPAAILPDLEAAIAGQRTLLPVPAQDRTRTTLLVNSQRAGGPIAGDVALVVATSGSTGTPKGAQLTAANLVSSADATHQFLGGEGQWLLAMPAHHIAGLQVLVRSLIAGIEPLCLDLSDGFGVPDFARAAGELAGTGDRLYTSLAPLQLAKAMDTLEGIEGLRLFDAVLVGGAALNPQVRRAADELGIHVVTTYGSSETAGGCVYDARPIPGAQVEVRDGRIHLGGPMIAAGYRNHPDHEAFAEPGWFATSDVGELVDGRLTVTGRLDAVIDSGGLKLHPEVLEQAMLGVEGVTGACVVGVPHPRLGQAIVAAYSGTASPSEVIEGLDDLPRWQLPKELRQVDTLPLIGPGKVDRQAVMTMFR
- a CDS encoding DUF6226 family protein; its protein translation is MTTWWAEHNASVRERGAGTPLLDAAVALLDDVETAFAVTGAHTPGWPDPHDGGPLPEEAYGRLTDTRRYAIVAVREAAWEKVLLDRGWARLEAAGERRTLTPHRPGAVPLVFDVLDNEGTTFLRISAGRPPVELTGHPDCACDGCDFGSEDLLEAIDQDIFSAVDGSLEIRVGAGKMGVRTSFRGSGPAPDHAIRRIAAAPWAGEWSPRELIRQL
- a CDS encoding 1,4-dihydroxy-2-naphthoyl-CoA synthase: MAYSTDNPFDASQWRTVEGFEDLTDITYHRHVGDERADGMVRIAFDRPEVRNAFRPHTVDELYRTLDHARRTPDVGVVLLTGNGPSGKDGGWAFCSGGDQRIRGRSGYRYAEGETAETVDAAREKAEGGRLHILEVQRLIRTMPKVVVAVVNGWAAGGGHSLHVVCDLTIASRQEARFKQTDADVGSFDAGYGSAYLAKMVGQKFAREIFFLGRTYSAEDMHRMGAVNIVADHGELEAEAIQVAREINGKSPTAQRMLKFAFNLTDDGLMGQQVFAGEATRLAYMTDEAVEGKDAFLEKRDPDWSQFPFYY
- a CDS encoding 4a-hydroxytetrahydrobiopterin dehydratase produces the protein MSDPKQKLTPQQIEDAALTGWRQADQTIRAEFDTGDFATGLRLVNLIGESAETANHHPDLTLTYPSVAVTLSSHDVNGLTSRDVDLARTINRHAAELGVEAKEG
- a CDS encoding peptidase E; its protein translation is MRLLLTSFGHDRVPEFVSGTLAYVPDAARSFADRPWADTERVMLRDQGLNLVELPVNSTPPEEIDRILGEVDGVYVAGGETFDLLHVLRSTGADEILTRHVRAGLPYIGTSAGSVIAGPSIEPVSLLDSPTVAPGLTDYTGLRLTEHVILPHASGTAPEFPIDVYAETVKRYGENFPLLLLRDGQALLVDGSGTRLI
- a CDS encoding DoxX family protein, with product MTVFNDIAKLIVRIILGVILIAHGWDKFGITGLEGITGFFDSIGVPAAGLAAPVVAVVEILGGVLLILGAATRITGVVVALLMLGAALFAHMGAGIFVANGGWELVGAIGAGFLALAAAGAGRYSVDALIARRREQPQTAREPQTV